The Halobacterium litoreum genome includes a region encoding these proteins:
- the ligA gene encoding ATP-dependent DNA ligase LigA — protein sequence MKFGSFAARAADIEAEPADLEVVSLVASLLDDADDDLGVVARFVQGRVFPAHSETKLDIGPRLCYEALARAAGTNVSVGDVESALAESGDIGEVAANLDLGGQAGLGAFASGGGADDLGVGEVAAELAGLAAAEGDGSQDEKVTLLFGLFNRCSSEEARYLSRLVLGEMRIGVGEGTVRDAIAEAFGVPEESVKRALQVSNDYGLVAETARDEGVEGLDAMHLEVGRPVQAMLAQAGTVTDALDEWEEAAVETKFDGARVQVHWDGDDVTLYSRNMEDVTDALPELVEFVEDEVDAPAILDGEAVAVSEAGDPLPFQEILKRFRRKHDVEQMREEVRVELHAFDCLHAGVPESGEDSEARRTQSDGGEDLLGAPFAQRHERLREVVGDESAVSEILVSEDADEIAAFEERALDAGHEGIMLKDPEAAYTPGDRGKHWLKRKPDVETLDLVVTGAEWGEGRRASFLGTFLLAARDDETSDFETIGKVATGITDEQLADLTDLLEPHVRSEDGQEVDLEPSVVFEVGYEEIQESPTYSSGYALRFPRFVSVREDKTPATADAIERVERLAEQQS from the coding sequence ATGAAGTTCGGTTCGTTCGCCGCGCGCGCCGCCGACATCGAGGCGGAGCCCGCGGACCTCGAAGTCGTCTCGCTGGTCGCATCCCTGCTCGACGACGCGGACGACGACCTCGGCGTCGTCGCGCGGTTCGTGCAGGGGCGCGTGTTCCCGGCGCACTCGGAGACGAAACTCGACATCGGGCCGCGGCTCTGCTACGAGGCGCTCGCGCGCGCCGCCGGCACGAACGTGAGCGTCGGCGATGTGGAGTCCGCCCTCGCGGAATCCGGTGACATCGGCGAGGTGGCGGCGAATCTGGACCTCGGCGGGCAGGCGGGCCTGGGCGCGTTCGCGTCCGGCGGCGGAGCCGACGACCTCGGTGTCGGCGAAGTCGCGGCCGAGCTCGCGGGCCTCGCGGCCGCCGAGGGCGACGGCAGCCAGGACGAGAAAGTCACCCTGCTGTTCGGGCTGTTCAACCGGTGTTCGAGCGAGGAAGCCCGGTACCTCTCCCGCCTCGTGCTCGGCGAGATGCGTATCGGCGTCGGCGAGGGCACTGTCCGGGACGCCATCGCCGAGGCGTTCGGCGTGCCCGAGGAGTCGGTCAAGCGCGCGCTTCAGGTGTCCAACGACTACGGACTGGTCGCGGAGACGGCCCGCGACGAGGGCGTCGAGGGACTGGACGCGATGCACCTGGAAGTCGGGCGCCCCGTGCAGGCGATGCTCGCGCAAGCCGGCACCGTCACGGACGCACTCGACGAGTGGGAGGAAGCCGCGGTGGAGACGAAGTTCGACGGCGCGCGCGTCCAAGTCCACTGGGACGGCGACGACGTGACGCTGTACTCCCGGAACATGGAGGACGTGACCGACGCGCTCCCCGAACTCGTGGAGTTCGTGGAGGACGAAGTGGACGCGCCCGCGATTCTGGACGGCGAGGCCGTCGCCGTCTCCGAGGCCGGCGACCCGCTGCCGTTCCAGGAGATTCTCAAGCGCTTCCGGCGCAAACACGACGTCGAACAGATGCGCGAGGAGGTGCGCGTCGAACTGCACGCGTTCGACTGCCTGCACGCGGGCGTCCCCGAGTCCGGTGAGGACTCGGAGGCTCGTCGGACGCAGTCCGACGGCGGCGAGGACTTGCTCGGCGCGCCGTTCGCACAGCGCCACGAGCGACTCCGCGAGGTGGTCGGCGACGAGTCGGCCGTCTCCGAGATTCTCGTGTCCGAGGACGCCGACGAGATTGCGGCGTTCGAGGAGCGCGCACTCGACGCCGGGCACGAGGGCATCATGCTGAAAGACCCCGAGGCGGCGTACACGCCCGGCGACCGCGGGAAACACTGGCTGAAACGCAAGCCCGACGTGGAGACTCTCGATTTGGTGGTGACGGGCGCGGAGTGGGGCGAAGGCCGACGCGCGTCGTTCCTCGGGACCTTCCTGCTGGCGGCGCGCGACGACGAGACGAGCGACTTCGAGACCATCGGGAAGGTCGCCACCGGCATCACGGACGAACAGCTCGCGGACCTCACCGACCTGCTCGAACCCCACGTCCGGAGCGAGGACGGCCAGGAGGTCGACCTCGAACCGTCGGTCGTCTTCGAGGTCGGCTACGAGGAGATACAGGAGTCGCCGACCTACTCCTCGGGGTACGCGCTCCGGTTCCCGCGGTTCGTCTCCGTGCGCGAGGACAAGACGCCGGCGACCGCCGACGCCATCGAGCGCGTCGAGCGACTCGCCGAACAGCAGTCCTGA
- a CDS encoding zinc metalloprotease yields the protein MQFSTRELRDLAVAWLALGFAFSLLYVDVTATTMGDVLTSAPFAEEFLLSLATVGVAFLLHELAHKVVAVRFGQHAEFRADFGMLALAVAGGLAGFLFAAPGAVHHRGYITPREHGLVALAGPVTNVGLAVVSYALMVTVAPELGWRGLFINVLLAGFNMIPFGPLDGRTVLDWSPTAYAAAAVPTIGPALLLFFG from the coding sequence ATGCAGTTCAGCACCCGGGAGTTGCGCGACCTCGCCGTGGCGTGGCTGGCACTCGGATTCGCGTTCAGCCTGCTGTACGTGGACGTGACGGCGACGACGATGGGCGACGTGCTGACGAGCGCGCCGTTCGCCGAGGAGTTCCTGCTCAGTCTCGCCACCGTCGGCGTCGCCTTCCTCCTGCACGAACTCGCGCACAAGGTCGTCGCGGTGCGGTTCGGTCAGCACGCGGAGTTCCGCGCGGACTTCGGGATGCTCGCGCTCGCCGTCGCGGGCGGTCTCGCGGGGTTCCTGTTCGCGGCGCCGGGCGCGGTCCACCACCGCGGCTACATCACGCCCCGCGAGCACGGCCTCGTGGCGCTCGCCGGCCCGGTGACGAACGTCGGCCTCGCGGTCGTCTCGTACGCGCTGATGGTGACCGTCGCGCCCGAACTCGGGTGGCGCGGCCTGTTCATCAACGTCCTGCTCGCGGGCTTCAACATGATTCCGTTCGGCCCCCTCGACGGGCGGACGGTCCTCGACTGGAGTCCGACCGCGTACGCGGCGGCGGCCGTGCCGACAATCGGCCCGGCGCTCCTGCTGTTCTTCGGCTGA
- a CDS encoding HAD-IIA family hydrolase, whose product MTYRGAVVDLDGTVVRGGDPIPGALDALTALRERVDRVLFLTNNPTVPPAEYARRLRALGADATAAEVLTATTATIHYLRERHAEDDVLPIAEESIAAQLRDAGLTLTDDAEAAGVVVAGYHREFHYRDLQTALDALDDDTALVGTDPDRTVPTESGRKPGSGAIVNAVAGVADREPEAVLGKPSETTARLAADRLGVPARECVLVGDRLDTDVAMGESVGMTTVLVRTGVDGDEEVSESEAKPDHVVDSLADVPALLG is encoded by the coding sequence ATGACCTACCGCGGCGCGGTCGTGGACTTGGACGGCACAGTCGTGCGCGGCGGCGACCCGATTCCGGGGGCTCTCGACGCCCTCACGGCGCTCCGCGAGCGCGTCGACCGCGTCCTGTTCCTGACGAACAACCCGACCGTTCCCCCGGCGGAGTACGCGCGTCGCCTCCGCGCGCTCGGCGCCGACGCGACGGCAGCGGAGGTGCTGACGGCCACGACGGCGACGATTCACTACCTCCGAGAGCGCCACGCCGAGGACGACGTGCTCCCGATTGCGGAGGAGAGCATCGCCGCCCAACTTCGGGACGCGGGCCTCACGCTCACCGACGACGCAGAGGCGGCCGGCGTCGTGGTCGCGGGCTACCACCGGGAGTTCCACTACCGGGACCTCCAGACGGCACTCGACGCGCTGGACGACGACACCGCGCTCGTCGGCACCGACCCGGACCGCACCGTCCCCACGGAGAGCGGCCGGAAACCGGGGTCGGGCGCCATCGTGAACGCCGTCGCGGGGGTGGCCGACCGCGAACCGGAGGCCGTCCTCGGGAAGCCCTCCGAGACCACCGCGCGCCTCGCCGCCGACCGCCTCGGCGTCCCGGCCCGCGAGTGCGTGCTCGTCGGCGACCGACTCGACACCGACGTGGCGATGGGCGAGTCGGTGGGGATGACGACGGTGCTCGTGCGCACCGGCGTCGACGGCGACGAGGAAGTCTCGGAGAGCGAGGCGAAACCCGACCACGTCGTCGACTCGCTCGCGGACGTTCCAGCGCTGCTCGGATAA
- a CDS encoding CBS domain-containing protein encodes MHLPTPKDLRERRTSLELTQSELADRAGVSQPLIARIEGGDVDPRLSTLRRIVEALDEAEGDVVRAGNLMHEEVVHVAPDDAVKDAVEKMQDAGYSQLPVITNGVPVGSISDSDVVHAGEDVGDHAVREVMSESFPTVSKDATLDEISSLLDHYKAVMVTEDGVTAGIITQADVAARVS; translated from the coding sequence ATGCACCTGCCGACGCCCAAGGACTTGCGCGAGCGTCGGACCTCGCTCGAACTCACGCAGAGCGAGCTCGCCGACCGCGCAGGCGTCTCTCAGCCGCTCATCGCCCGCATCGAAGGGGGCGACGTCGACCCCCGGCTCTCCACGCTCCGCCGCATCGTCGAAGCCCTAGACGAGGCGGAGGGCGACGTGGTGCGCGCGGGCAACCTCATGCACGAGGAAGTCGTCCACGTCGCGCCCGACGACGCCGTGAAGGACGCCGTCGAGAAGATGCAGGACGCGGGATACTCCCAACTCCCGGTCATCACGAACGGCGTGCCGGTCGGCTCCATCAGCGACAGCGACGTGGTCCACGCCGGCGAGGACGTCGGCGACCACGCCGTCCGCGAAGTGATGAGCGAGAGTTTCCCGACCGTCTCGAAGGACGCGACGCTCGACGAGATTTCGAGTCTCCTCGACCACTACAAGGCCGTGATGGTGACCGAGGACGGCGTCACCGCCGGCATCATCACGCAAGCGGACGTGGCGGCCCGCGTCAGTTAG
- a CDS encoding DUF555 domain-containing protein produces the protein MSNYVVAMEAAWLVRDVENSDDAIGVAVSEAGKRLNDQDLDYVEVEAGVTGCPACGEPLDAAFLAAETALVGLVLELTVFNADSEEHAERIAKSEVGGALRDVPLEVIEVIEEGGGDEEDA, from the coding sequence ATGAGCAACTACGTCGTTGCGATGGAAGCCGCGTGGCTGGTCCGTGACGTCGAGAACTCCGACGACGCCATCGGCGTCGCCGTGAGCGAAGCCGGCAAGCGACTGAACGACCAAGACCTCGACTACGTGGAAGTCGAGGCGGGCGTGACGGGCTGTCCGGCCTGCGGCGAGCCGCTGGACGCCGCGTTCCTCGCCGCCGAGACGGCGCTCGTCGGCCTCGTGCTGGAACTCACCGTGTTCAACGCTGACAGCGAGGAACACGCCGAGCGCATCGCGAAGAGCGAGGTCGGCGGCGCGCTCCGCGACGTCCCCCTCGAAGTCATCGAGGTCATCGAGGAGGGCGGCGGCGACGAGGAGGACGCGTAA
- the psmB gene encoding archaeal proteasome endopeptidase complex subunit beta gives MFNSNDGADFARNRARFDDTPNPYEPEVGSLPENDVSKADMENVNKTGTTIVGITTEDGVLMASDMRASLGGRVISNKNVQKVEKIQPNAALSISGSVGGSQSFIRSLRAEANLYEARRGEYMSINALSTMASNLLRGGPFFLVVPILGGVDEDGAHVYSLDPGGSSMSDEYTAQGSGMPYALGVLEQEFTDDLTMDEAEQVGARAIQSASERDTASGNGIHITRITEDGIDIVGHKELDDLL, from the coding sequence ATGTTCAACTCCAACGACGGCGCGGACTTCGCCCGGAACCGGGCCCGGTTCGACGACACCCCGAACCCGTACGAACCGGAAGTCGGCTCCCTCCCCGAGAACGACGTCTCGAAGGCCGACATGGAGAACGTGAACAAGACCGGCACCACCATCGTCGGCATCACCACCGAGGACGGCGTCCTGATGGCCTCCGACATGCGCGCGAGCCTCGGCGGTCGCGTCATCTCCAACAAGAACGTCCAGAAAGTCGAGAAGATTCAGCCGAACGCCGCCCTCTCCATCTCCGGCTCCGTCGGCGGCTCCCAGAGTTTCATCCGCTCGCTGCGCGCCGAAGCGAACCTCTACGAGGCGCGCCGCGGCGAGTACATGTCCATCAACGCGCTCTCCACGATGGCGTCGAATCTCCTCCGCGGCGGCCCGTTCTTCCTCGTCGTCCCGATTCTCGGCGGCGTCGACGAGGACGGCGCACACGTCTACAGCCTCGACCCCGGCGGAAGTTCCATGTCCGACGAGTACACCGCGCAGGGCTCCGGCATGCCGTACGCGCTCGGTGTCCTCGAACAGGAGTTCACCGACGACCTGACGATGGACGAAGCCGAACAGGTCGGCGCGCGCGCCATCCAGTCCGCGAGCGAACGCGACACCGCCTCCGGCAACGGCATCCACATCACCCGAATCACGGAGGACGGCATCGACATCGTCGGCCACAAGGAACTCGACGACCTGCTGTAA
- a CDS encoding DNA topoisomerase IV subunit A, which produces MSDADQSTDARDQLVELAEQFYDQFEDGDVPRMSLPTRSKTNIEYDEDADVWVYGDRESTRSANSVRGARKLLKSVYTIDFLAQQLDEDRSSTLRELYYLSESWDEKEAKFNDQSESDKLVEDLEIVSGVKREDFHMRPEESGAKVMGPLLLREQTNRGDREIHCQEDVGQGGYQIPNNPDTIDFLDCDADFVMCVETGGMRDRLVENGFDDEYDCLVVHLGGQPARATRRLTKRLHDELDLPVTVFTDGDPWSYRIFGSVAYGSIKSAHLSEYLATPEAQFVGIRPQDIVDYDLPTDPLGDSDTNALESELEDPRFQSDFWTEQIELQLDIGKKAEQQALASRGLDFVTDTYLPERLDEMGVI; this is translated from the coding sequence ATGAGCGACGCAGACCAATCCACCGACGCCCGCGACCAACTCGTCGAGTTGGCCGAACAGTTCTACGACCAGTTCGAGGACGGCGACGTCCCCCGGATGTCCCTCCCGACGCGCTCGAAGACGAACATCGAGTACGACGAGGACGCCGACGTCTGGGTGTACGGCGACCGCGAGAGCACGCGCTCGGCGAACTCCGTCCGGGGCGCCCGCAAACTCCTGAAGTCCGTCTACACCATCGATTTCCTCGCCCAGCAGTTGGACGAAGACCGCTCGTCGACCCTGCGTGAACTCTACTACCTCTCCGAGTCCTGGGACGAGAAGGAAGCGAAGTTCAACGACCAGAGCGAGTCCGACAAACTCGTCGAGGACCTCGAAATCGTCTCCGGCGTGAAACGCGAGGACTTCCACATGCGCCCCGAGGAGTCCGGCGCGAAAGTGATGGGGCCGCTCCTCCTCCGCGAGCAGACCAACCGCGGCGACCGCGAGATTCACTGCCAGGAGGACGTCGGGCAGGGCGGCTACCAGATTCCGAACAACCCCGACACCATCGACTTCCTCGACTGCGACGCCGACTTCGTGATGTGCGTGGAGACCGGTGGGATGCGCGACCGGCTCGTCGAGAACGGCTTCGACGACGAGTACGACTGCCTCGTCGTCCACCTCGGCGGCCAGCCGGCGCGTGCCACCCGACGCCTCACCAAGCGCCTCCACGACGAACTCGACCTCCCGGTCACGGTGTTCACTGACGGCGACCCGTGGTCGTACCGCATCTTCGGGTCCGTCGCCTACGGCTCCATCAAGTCCGCGCACCTCTCGGAGTACCTCGCCACGCCCGAAGCCCAGTTCGTCGGCATCCGCCCGCAGGACATCGTCGACTACGACCTGCCCACCGACCCCCTCGGCGACTCCGACACCAACGCCCTCGAATCCGAACTCGAAGACCCCCGCTTCCAGAGCGACTTCTGGACCGAACAGATAGAACTCCAACTCGACATCGGGAAGAAGGCCGAACAGCAGGCCCTCGCCTCCCGCGGTCTGGACTTCGTGACCGACACCTACCTCCCCGAGCGCCTCGACGAGATGGGCGTCATCTAA
- a CDS encoding TraB/GumN family protein — MSEEAAASEGSVRVVGTAHVSADSVEEVERVIEEEEPDTVAVELDEGRFRQMQGEAPDDLNASDLLKGSMAFQFLAYWLLSYVQQRLGDKFGIEPGADMKAGVDAAEAVGADVALVDRDIQVTIQRFWSRMTAIEKLRLVGELALGVTDSRTLGLAVGGVVGFLVGVVAVALGGPFVLPAAPTGLGAASTVLAIVGGIAEAGLFAIGGALVLGVVFVALFARSAPDEDVEEFDMAELTDADVVSAMMEEFRRFSPDGAAALIDERDAFIAHNLVALREQGKHVVAVVGAGHREGIERYLEHPEELPPMHSLTGVDEKRFSIGKLFGLLLTLGFLAFFVLLVMAGVDNTVLLQVFAAWFLFNGIISAAAAKLGGAHWTSAGVGGGVAWLTSVNPLLAPGWFAGYVELRYLQVRVADISTLNELLDDEERPIRAILSDMLDVPLFRLISVVAMTNVGSFVASALFPFVVLPLVGGPFDSVGALTDAMVRGAENSAEAIWGLF; from the coding sequence ATGAGCGAGGAAGCCGCGGCGAGCGAGGGGTCGGTCCGCGTCGTCGGCACCGCCCACGTCTCCGCGGACAGCGTCGAGGAGGTGGAACGCGTAATCGAGGAGGAGGAACCGGACACCGTCGCGGTGGAGTTAGACGAGGGTCGGTTCCGGCAGATGCAGGGCGAGGCGCCCGACGACCTCAACGCCAGCGACCTCCTGAAGGGGAGCATGGCGTTCCAGTTCCTCGCGTACTGGCTGCTCTCGTACGTGCAACAGCGCCTCGGCGACAAGTTCGGCATCGAACCCGGCGCGGACATGAAAGCCGGCGTCGACGCCGCCGAGGCGGTCGGCGCGGACGTGGCGCTCGTCGACCGCGACATCCAGGTGACGATTCAGCGGTTCTGGTCGCGGATGACCGCAATCGAGAAACTCAGACTCGTCGGCGAACTCGCCCTCGGCGTCACCGACAGTCGCACGCTCGGCCTCGCGGTCGGCGGCGTCGTCGGCTTTTTGGTCGGCGTCGTCGCCGTCGCACTCGGCGGGCCGTTCGTCCTCCCGGCCGCACCGACTGGTCTCGGAGCCGCATCCACGGTGCTCGCGATAGTCGGCGGTATCGCCGAGGCCGGCCTGTTCGCCATCGGCGGCGCGCTCGTCCTCGGCGTCGTCTTCGTCGCGCTGTTCGCGCGGAGCGCACCAGACGAGGACGTCGAGGAGTTCGACATGGCGGAACTCACCGACGCCGACGTGGTGTCCGCGATGATGGAGGAGTTCCGGCGGTTCAGCCCGGACGGCGCGGCCGCGCTCATCGACGAGCGCGACGCGTTCATCGCGCACAACCTGGTCGCGCTCCGCGAGCAGGGCAAACACGTCGTCGCCGTCGTCGGCGCCGGCCACCGCGAGGGCATCGAACGCTATCTCGAACATCCGGAGGAACTGCCGCCGATGCACTCGCTGACGGGCGTCGACGAGAAGCGATTCTCTATCGGGAAACTGTTCGGTCTGTTGCTCACGCTGGGCTTTCTGGCCTTCTTCGTGTTGCTGGTGATGGCGGGGGTGGACAACACCGTGCTCCTGCAGGTGTTCGCGGCGTGGTTTCTGTTCAACGGGATAATTTCGGCGGCCGCCGCGAAACTCGGGGGCGCCCACTGGACGAGCGCGGGCGTCGGCGGCGGCGTGGCGTGGCTGACGAGCGTGAATCCCCTGCTCGCGCCGGGGTGGTTCGCGGGCTACGTCGAACTGCGCTACCTCCAGGTGCGGGTCGCGGACATCAGCACGCTGAACGAACTCTTAGACGACGAGGAGCGCCCGATTCGCGCCATCCTCTCGGACATGCTCGACGTGCCGCTGTTCCGCCTCATCTCCGTGGTGGCGATGACGAACGTCGGGAGTTTCGTCGCGAGCGCGCTGTTCCCGTTCGTCGTGTTGCCGCTGGTCGGCGGGCCGTTCGACAGCGTCGGCGCCCTGACTGACGCGATGGTGCGCGGCGCGGAGAACAGCGCCGAAGCCATCTGGGGGCTGTTCTGA
- the purM gene encoding phosphoribosylformylglycinamidine cyclo-ligase has translation MTDSEDEELTYAEAGVDIEDSEAATAALVGAVSETADTTEYAGLVDLGDQYLALATDGVGTKLLVAEALDDYTTVGIDCVAMNVNDLVAAGVAPAAFVDYLAVDEPSEGREAELGAGLAAGAEGAGMALVGGETAVMPEVVKGFDLAGTVAGLATESELFPGEAEAGDALVGFPSSGIHSNGLTLAREAAQREGGFDEPFPGDGYETVGEALLEPTRIYAYLLDHLRERDVHAAAHVTGGGWTNLERMGEFRYEITDPLPAHDVFAFVQDAGNVSDEEMHRTFNMGTGFVVALPDDDAEALAEATDGELIGRVEEGEEVAVRGLEL, from the coding sequence ATGACCGACAGCGAGGACGAGGAACTCACGTACGCCGAGGCGGGCGTGGACATCGAGGACAGCGAGGCCGCGACGGCGGCGCTCGTCGGCGCCGTCTCCGAGACGGCCGACACCACGGAGTACGCGGGTCTCGTGGACCTCGGCGACCAGTACCTCGCGCTGGCGACGGACGGCGTCGGCACGAAACTGCTCGTCGCGGAGGCGCTGGACGACTACACGACGGTGGGCATCGACTGCGTCGCGATGAACGTCAACGACCTCGTCGCGGCGGGCGTCGCGCCGGCGGCGTTCGTGGACTACCTCGCCGTGGACGAACCGAGCGAGGGCCGCGAGGCCGAACTCGGCGCGGGGCTGGCCGCGGGCGCCGAGGGGGCGGGGATGGCGCTCGTCGGCGGCGAGACGGCCGTGATGCCGGAAGTCGTGAAGGGCTTCGACCTCGCGGGGACGGTGGCGGGCCTCGCCACCGAGTCTGAGTTGTTCCCGGGCGAGGCCGAGGCGGGCGACGCGCTCGTCGGCTTCCCGTCGTCGGGCATCCACTCGAACGGCCTCACGCTCGCCCGCGAGGCGGCCCAGCGCGAGGGCGGCTTCGACGAACCGTTCCCCGGCGACGGCTACGAGACGGTCGGCGAGGCCCTGCTGGAACCGACCCGAATCTACGCGTACCTGCTCGACCACCTGCGCGAGCGCGACGTCCACGCCGCCGCGCACGTCACCGGCGGCGGGTGGACGAACCTCGAACGGATGGGCGAGTTCCGCTACGAGATTACGGACCCCTTACCGGCCCACGACGTGTTCGCGTTCGTGCAGGACGCCGGGAACGTCAGCGACGAGGAGATGCACCGGACGTTCAACATGGGGACCGGGTTCGTCGTCGCGCTCCCCGACGACGACGCCGAGGCGCTGGCGGAAGCGACGGACGGCGAACTCATCGGTCGCGTCGAGGAGGGCGAAGAAGTGGCGGTTCGCGGACTGGAACTCTAA
- a CDS encoding acyl-CoA thioesterase, translating to MTDDVRLMDSYTEMTELLLPNDTNNLGRALGGAVLHWMDICAAIASMRFAGNQCVTASMDHVDFISPIEMGEVAVVEAYVFDTGSTSIDVKVDVRAEDPREGTKRKTTSSLFTFVALDDDGKPTDVPDLVCESEAEEGLRTAAFDAKAEQAGDA from the coding sequence ATGACCGACGACGTGCGACTGATGGACTCGTACACGGAGATGACCGAGTTGCTGCTGCCCAACGACACGAACAACCTCGGACGCGCGCTCGGTGGCGCCGTCCTCCACTGGATGGACATCTGCGCGGCCATCGCGTCGATGCGCTTTGCGGGCAATCAGTGCGTCACGGCGTCGATGGACCACGTCGACTTCATCAGCCCCATCGAGATGGGCGAGGTCGCCGTCGTGGAGGCGTACGTCTTCGACACCGGGTCGACGAGCATCGACGTGAAAGTCGACGTGCGCGCGGAGGACCCCCGCGAGGGCACGAAGCGCAAGACCACGTCCTCGCTTTTCACGTTCGTCGCGCTGGACGACGACGGCAAGCCGACCGACGTGCCGGACCTCGTCTGCGAGTCCGAGGCCGAGGAAGGCCTGCGCACCGCCGCGTTCGACGCGAAGGCCGAGCAGGCCGGCGACGCCTAA
- a CDS encoding DUF1328 domain-containing protein produces MLTALAPAVAATPLQSGGDLLELAVVFVVLAIVAAVFGARGVAGLTMSIAKWLVIAFLVLAIVTFLL; encoded by the coding sequence ATGCTTACAGCACTCGCACCGGCCGTCGCTGCGACGCCCCTGCAGTCGGGCGGCGACCTGCTCGAACTCGCGGTGGTGTTCGTCGTGCTCGCAATCGTCGCCGCGGTGTTCGGCGCGCGCGGCGTCGCCGGCCTCACGATGAGCATCGCGAAGTGGCTGGTCATCGCGTTCCTCGTGCTCGCAATCGTCACCTTCCTGCTCTGA